A single genomic interval of Eurosta solidaginis isolate ZX-2024a chromosome 3, ASM4086904v1, whole genome shotgun sequence harbors:
- the LOC137244000 gene encoding uncharacterized protein, with protein sequence MDEIASQKVATEQLVRQEAQSAPVTKYFPICKIQELEHLEEKITTANKDVYESAVSAILCNNMKNIKMLLNVDVINDLNMDGTHRKISLKSFPNLYSTLTGAIAKMPFKGLSPEDMVRKAINFEKAKFFKRVYRQKKKVSSGTN encoded by the exons ATGGACGAAATTGCTAGTCAAAAAGTAGCCACTGAACAGCTGGTTCGTCAGGAAGCCCAAAGTGCTCCGGTCACCAAGTATTTTCCAATATGTAAAATACAGGAATTAGAGCATTTGGAAGAAAAGATTACGACTGCCAACAAAGATGTGTAT gaatctgcGGTGTCGGCTATTTTGTGCAATAACATGAAAAATATCAAAATGCTGTTAAATGTTGATGTAATAAACGACTTGAACATGGATGGTACACATAGAAAAATTTCCCTAAAATCGTTCCCCAATTTGTACAGTACATTGACTG GAGCTATTGCTAAAATGCCTTTCAAAGGATTGTCGCCAGAGGACATGGTTAGAAAAGCCATAAATTTCGAAAAGGCAAAGTTTTTCAAGAGAGTTTATCGCcaaaagaaaaaagtttcttCAGGTACCAACTAA
- the LOC137243999 gene encoding uncharacterized protein has protein sequence MAKLSELKIPQLKKELESRGLNTSGVKLELQARLREAMEAEGIDVEEHVFHLDGEETTKIEEKNETSQTVTSTDLNMILAAISAQTSTVSSQLAEQKTYMTSQLESQETRITSKIEAQETRMSEMSTQITSKIEAQETRMSEMSTQITSKMETQLEEQKTYMTSQFAEQLKAQEARISSQLEAQEIRVTSKLEAQDTKIVQLEDKIDAEIEALRGRIQELQMNRPAVSASNPKVKTPSFDGSVPFQVFKLQFEKTAAVNNWNAEDKVAALFVALKGPAAEILQTIPEGERNNYEALMAAVERRYGSEHRKQIFQIELQNRYQKANETLQEFASDIERLAHLANADAPVEYTERVKIQSFINGIRDVETKRATYANPKPTFAETVSQALIQETASLLCKPVFKARRVEVERPEWVDPILEALKGSQQKNAGVIKCFKCGNPGHIARHCDLGANSSNNVGGRKRKAGGNEQERVECKERKLAPAIECPVISVSQIGRKSSSLTVRGNVDGKERILTVDTGASHSLIRSDLVNRRVKPLPGAKLRTVTGEYNQVQGEVICEVLIGKVMVLHKFVVAEIVDEVILGVDFLVDHDIKIDMQRRVMRYENQDVPLNFSLEKGFCSNRVLVEKTRRRPRKSKAKVDRSNGPNKSKSKVPARETLALTKRKRRRKMKQRIFEKECEGSFNPERTTVGKRGSDTDYAKQIRPAQALRSSSSAKQQSVKERTMVLSGTMKHRYHENNNSKSFLAGDLVLLYNPHRRKVVPSKFRCSWEGPYKIVKKLSDTIYRIQSIEKPRSRRVVHLAMLAAFRSRDLSDRDDQT, from the coding sequence atggcaaagttaagtgaattgaagatcccgcaactgaagaaggagttggagagccgtggattgaatacaagcggcgttaaactcgaacttcaggcacggctacgagaagcaatggaagcagaaggaattgatgtggaagagcatgtctttcatcttgatggcgaggagacaacaaaaattgaagagaagaacgaaacatcgcagacggttaccagtacagacttgaacatgattttagctgcaatatctgctcaaacatcgacagtgtcatctcaactggcagaacagaagacatatatgacatcacaactagaatcgcaggagacacgcataacatccaagattgaagcacaagaaacgcgtatgtcagaaatgtcgacacagattacatcgaagattgaagcacaagaaacccgtatgtcagaaatgtcgacacagattacatccaagatggaaactcaactggaagagcaaaagacatatatgacatctcagttcgctgagcagttgaaagcacaggaggcccgcatatcctcgcagctggaggcacaggagataagggtaacatcaaagctggaagcacaggatacaaaaattgtgcagctcgaggacaaaattgatgccgagatagaagctttgagaggtcgtatacaggagttgcaaatgaatcgcccagcagtttcagcgagtaatccaaaggtaaaaacaccatcctttgacggttctgttcctttccaggtcttcaagctacagtttgagaagaccgcagcagtgaacaactggaatgcggaagataaagttgctgcactattcgtggcattgaaggggccagcagcggaaattctacagacgattcccgaaggagagcggaacaattatgaagcattgatggctgctgtagaacgacgttatggaagcgagcataggaaacagatattccaaattgagttgcaaaaccgctaccaaaaagcaaatgagacattgcaggagtttgcttcagatattgaaagattggctcatcttgcaaatgcggacgcacccgtggaatacactgaaagggtaaaaatccagagtttcataaatggcatacgggacgtggaaacgaagcgagctacatacgcaaacccaaagccaacattcgcagaaacggtgtcacaagctctgattcaggaaacagcgtcgcttctgtgtaagccagttttcaaagcacgccgtgtggaagtagaaaggccagagtgggtagacccaattttggaagcactgaagggatctcaacagaagaatgccggagttattaaatgtttcaagtgcggcaacccaggtcacattgcacgtcattgcgatcttggtgctaatagttccaacaatgtgggtggccgtaaacgcaaagctggcggaaatgagcaagagcgtgtcgaatgtaaagaacgaaaacttgccccggctattgaatgtcctgtgatatctgtgtcgcaaattggaaggaaatcaagcagtcttaccgtcagagggaatgtggatggcaaagaacgaatactgactgtagatacgggcgcatctcattccttgatccgatctgacttggtcaacaggagagtaaaaccgttacctggagcaaagttgcgtacggtcactggcgagtataaccaagttcagggagaagtgatatgtgaagtattgattgggaaggtcatggtcctacacaaatttgttgtggcggagattgttgatgaagttatattgggagtagatttcttggttgaccatgacattaagatcgatatgcagagaagggtgatgcgttatgagaaccaagatgtgccacttaactttagtttggaaaaagggttctgcagtaatcgggtactggtggagaagactcgacgaaggccacggaagtcgaaggcaaaggttgatagatcgaatgggccaaataaatcaaaatcaaaagtacctgcgagagaaacactggcattgacaaaacgtaaaagacgcaggaaaatgaagcaacgaattttcgagaaggaatgcgagggtagtttcaatccagagcgcactactgtggggaaacgtgggagcgatactgattatgcaaagcaaatccgtccagcgcaagctctacgaagtagttcatcggccaaacaacagagtgtaaaggaacgaaccatggtattgagtggtacgatgaaacacaggtaccatgagaacaataattcgaaaagtttcttggcgggagatttggtactgttatacaaccctcaccggcggaaagttgttccatccaaatttcggtgcagttgggaaggcccgtacaagattgtgaagaagctcagtgataccatctaccgcatacaaagcattgagaaaccacggagtagaagagtggtacatttggcgatgctagcagcgtttagatcaagagatttgtctgatcgggacgatcagacttag